The Desulfurobacterium atlanticum nucleotide sequence GCCAAGAGAGGGAGGAATAATAAAAAGAGGAGTTGATAAACAGCTTGATGAATTAAGGAAGATAACCGAAGAGGGAGAAGAGATACTGAAACAGATAGAGGAGAGAGAGCGTAAAAGAACAGGAATTGCAAGCCTAAAAATAAAATTTAACAACGTTTTTGGATACCACATAGAAATTTCAAAACCAAATCTTCATCTTGTTCCAGAAGATTACATAAGAAGGCAAACCCTTGTAAACGCCGAAAGATTCATAACTCCAGAATTAAAAGAATTTGAAGAAAAAATACTAAGTGCAAAGGAAAAGATTGAAAAGATAGAGTATGAGATATTCAGCAATCTCAGAAAATTTATAACTAAAAATGCAGAAAGAATTCAGAAAACAGCAGAAAAAATAGGATTAATAGATTTTTTACTTTCGCTATCAAAAGTGGCAATTGAAAGAAACTACTGCAAGCCAGAAATAACAACAGGATATTCTATAACCATAGAAGAGGGCAAGCATCCCGTCCTGGAGAAATTTTTAGAAGAAGATTTTATTCCTAACAGTATAAACCTGGCAGAATCGGCATTTCTTTCTATAGTAACAGGTCCCAATATGGGAGGAAAATCAGTATTTTTAAGGCAGACAGCCCTTATCGTTCTCATGGCACAGATAGGTTCATTTGTTCCCGCAAAATCTGCAAAAATAGGAATAGTTGATAGGATATTTTCCCGTGTGGGAGCTTCTGACAACGTAAGTAGAGGACTTTCAACCTTCATGATGGAAATGGTTGAAACGGCAAACATACTTTCAAATGCCACTAAAAGAAGCCTTTTAATACTTGATGAAATTGGAAGAGGAACAAGCACATTTGACGGTATGAGTATAGCAAGAGCAGTTGTGGAATATATAGCAGAAAAAATAAAAGCAAAAACCCTATTTGCCACTCACTATCACGAACTAACAGAGCTTGAAAAAGAGATAGAAGGTGTTTTTAATCTTCACGTTACCGTTAAAGAGATAAACGGAAGGATAATATTCACCCATAAAGTTGTTCCAGGAAGTTCTGAAAAATCTTACGGGATTCATGTTGCCAGACTGGCAGGACTTCCTGAAGAGGTTATAAAAAGGGCAGAGGAACTTTTACTCTCAATGGAGAACAACATTACAAATAAAATCCCGGCAAACATAAAAAACAAAGATGATACCCTTCCTCTTTTTACATTAAAAGAACCAGAAAACTACCCTCACAGTGAAATCCTGAAAGAACTTGAAACTATAGATATCTCAACAACCACCCCCCTTGATGCTCTTATGATTCTGGCAAGACTTAAAAAATTAGCTTCAAGAAAGGTTTAATCTATGGAGTTTAAAGTAACCCAGGAAACCAGCAGAAAAAGACTTGACCAGTTGATATCTTCAGTAGCTGAAATCTCAAGAAATCAGGCAAAGCTTTTGATAGAAGATGGACAGGTAAGTGTAGACGGAAAAATAGTAAAAAAGCCAGCATACAAAGTGAAAGAGGGAGAAACTGTAGCATTTGAAATTCCAGAACCTGTTCCACTTGAAGCTAAACCGGAAAATATACCCATTGAAGTAATCTATGAAGATAAAGATGTTATAGTTGTAAATAAACCTGCAGGAATGGTGGTCCATCCAGCTCCAGGACACTACAGCGGGACTTTAGTAAATGCGCTCCTTTTCCACTGCAGAGACCTTCAGGGAATAAATGGAACACTGCGCCCTGGAATAGTCCACAGAATAGACAAAGACACAGCAGGTCTTCTTGTGATAGCAAAAAACGATAAAGCCCAACAATCTCTTATAGAGCAGTTTAAAAACAGAACAGTAGGAAGATTCTACAGAGCACTTATTTACGGAATCCCTGAAAAAGAAAAAGACAGAATAGTTCTTCCTATTGGGAGAGACAGAATAAACAGAAAGAAATTCTCTCCAAACACAACATCCCCAAAAGAAGCCATTACAAACTACAAAGTCTTAAAAAAATATGAACAGCTAAACTTTTCCGATATAAAATGTAAACTTGAAACCGGTAGAACCCACCAGATAAGGGTGCACATGTCAAACATGGGACATCCACTACTTGGAGATGAACTTTACGGTTTTAAATATTCTAAAATAAAAGATAAAACGCTTCAAAATCTTATAAAAGAATCTAACATGCACGCCTTATGTGCTTACTATCTTTCATTTAAACATCCATCAACCGGAAAAACGATGGAATTTGAGATTGAACTCCCGAAAAAGATGAGAAAAATATTAGACTATGCAAATAAACATAATTAGGCTATAATTAAAATATTAAAAGTTTGGAAACCAGGGCAGAGAAAAGTGGAACAAAAAGGAACAATAGTCTTTTGCAATTTATTTTCAAAAAATAGCATACAAGAAATTATTCAGAATCAAGAAGCACAAAATTACAAATTTATTGTTGGAATGACATCCACTTCTAACATAAAAAATGGAATACTAACATCTGAACCATCAAAATTATCCATACCGCTAAAAGATGTTGAATTTCTTGTAACAGAAGCCACTGAATTTAACAAAGAACAAGCAGTATCAGCGGCAAAGCATCTTAAAAACTTCAAGCCAAAAATCATTATAGCTTTCATAAGTGATCCTTCAGGACGCACAGAAGATTTTTTTAAGTATTTCAACTCTATATATCACAATGCACCTATTGTAGGCGGGCTTGCATCAAAACCTGACGATGAAGATAAAACATTTGTTTTCTCCCAGAATAAAATACTATCATCAGGCATAATCTTTTTAGCTCTTAAAGGAGACATAAAAGTAAAAACAGGATACGCTTTTGGATGGACCCATTTTAAAAAGAAATTCAAAATAACAAAATGCTACAAAAATAAAATTTATGAGATAGAGAACAGACCTGTTACTGACTTTTTCTCCCACTATCTTGGAAAAAGTGCTCTTTATAATCTTGAAGTTGTAACAATATCATTTCCTCTAATGGTAAGAAGAAACGGGAAGCTTGTAGCAAGAGCCTGTATCGGAATTGATGATGATGGTTCAATGATTTTCTCCGGAAATTTCAGAGAAAATGAGTTTGCATACTTTGGAGTCGGAAGCGAAAGAAAAATCATCTCAGAAGCACGAAAACTATGGTGGGAAATGGCAAAATTTTTTCCAGATAGACTATTGCTTTTCCCATGTATGGTAAGAAAAGCTTTCCTTGGAAAAAAATTCCATCTTGAAACTAGCCTTTTCTCAAGTATATGTGAAAACGCTGGCGGATTAACTTTCGGAGAAGTTTTAACATTAAATAGAAAGCCTATCCTTTTAAATCAAACACTAACCGCAGTAGGATTAAAATTTCCTTCATACAAAAGGAAAAAACAGGAAATAAAAATACACGTTGGGCAATCTTCTACAGATACAAATGACGATAAAATCCACCCGGTAATAATAGAAATGCTTGTTCACCTTGCTAACACTGTGATGAGAGAACTTGAAGAAAAAAACAGAAAAATAAAAATTCTTGCAGAAACAGATTCATTAACAGGACTATACAACCGTAGAAAAATATTTGAAAGACTTGAAGAAGAGATAGCAAGATGCGAAAGATATGGTAACCCTTTATCAGTAATTATATTTGATATAGATTTTTTCAAAAAAGTAAACGATACATACGGTCATCTCATCGGAGATAAAGTTTTAAAAGAAATTGCTAAAATCCTTAAAAGCAATACACGAAAACCTGATATAGCAGGTAGATATGGTGGAGAAGAGTTTATAATCATCCTTCCTCATACAGACACCGAAGGTGCAATTAAACTTGCAGAAAAAATAAGAAAACTTATAGAAAACCACAACTTTGGCATAGGAAGAAAAATCACAATCTCTGCAGGAGTTACTTCCTATATTCCGAGAGATACTGTTGACTCTCTAATATCACGGGCAGACCAGGCCCTTTATAAGGCCAAAGCAGAAGGTAGAAGTAGAGTCTGTTCCCTATAACCTTTATGATAAAATACCCTACATAAAATTCCTATCTTTCTTTTTGGAGGCATCCATTAAATGGAACAGATTATTCCCATTCCCATAGAAGAGGAAATGAGACAATCCTACCTTGATTACGCAATGAGCGTAATTGTAGGTAGAGCTCTTCCTGATGTAAGGGACGGCCTTAAGCCGGTTCATAGAAGAATCCTTTACTCAATGCATCAATTAAACCTTTACCCAGATAAACCTTACAAAAAGAGTGCAAGAATAGTTGGTGAATGCCTTGGTAAATTTCATCCTCACGGAGATAGTGCAGTTTATGATGCTCTTGTAAGAATGGCACAAGATTTCTCAATGAGATATCCTCTTATAGATGGACAGGGAAACTTTGGCTCTGTTGATGGAGACTCTGCTGCAGCCATGAGATATACTGAAGCCCGCCTTTCAAAGATATCCATGGAACTTTTAAAAGATATAGAAAAAGATACGGTTGATTTTAGGCCAAATTTTGACGAAAGTCTCACAGAACCTGAAGTTTTACCCGCAAGATTTCCAAATCTTCTTGTCAACGGTAGTGCAGGAATAGCCGTTGGAATGGCAACAAATATTCCTCCACACAACATAACAGAAGTTTGTAATGCAGTTAAATATCTTGTTGACAATGAAAACGCAACGACAGAAGAACTGCTTCAATACATAAAAGGTCCTGACTTTCCGACAGGAGCAGAGATAATAAATCCTGAAGCAATTCTAAAAATTTACCAGACAGGAAGAGGCAGTGTAACATTAAGAGCAAAACATAAAGTTGAAGAGTTAAAGAAAAGAACAGCCATTGTTATAACTGAGCTTCCATACCAGGTTAACAAAGCATCTTTAATAAAACAGATAGCAGAGCTTGTAAAAGAGAAAAAAATAGAAGGTATTGCTGACATAAGAGATGAATCGGACAGAGAAGGGATAAGAGTTGTTATAGAACTTAAAAGGGATGCAACACCTGAAGTTATCTTAAACAAACTTTACAAATTCACCCCTATTCAGACAAATTTTAGTTTTAATATGATAGCTCTTGTAAACGGCCAACCAAAACTACTTAACCTGAAATCATACCTTTCTGAATTCATCAAATTCAGAAAAGAGGTAATTTTAAGAAGAACAGCCTACGAGCTAAAAAAAGCTGAAGCAAGACTTCACATACTTGAAGGATTGAAAGTCGCCCTTGAAAACATAGACAGAATAATAACAATTGTAAAAGGAGCAGAAAGTCCAGAAACTGCAAAATCCATATTGCAAAACGAGTTCCAACTTTCAGAAGAACAGGCAAAAGCTATTCTTGATATGAAACTTCAAAGACTAACAGGTCTTGAAAGAGAAAAGATAGAAGAGGAATATGAAAAACTCAAGAAGGACATAGAATACTATAGATTCATAATTAACTCAGAAGAGGAGCAGAAAAGATTAATTAAAGAGGATATGGATGAAATCATAAAACTTTACGGTGATGAAAGGAAAACAGAAATAGTCTCAAAAGAATCCCAGATAGACATAGAATCCATGATTGAAGATGAAGAAGTTGTAATATTCCTTACTCATAAAGGCTTTGTTAAACGCGTCTCTGCAAGTGCCTACAAAACACAGGGAAGAAGCGGCACAGGAACAAAAGGAATAAAAACACGAGAAGATGATTTTGTAAAAGAGATTATTACAGCCTCATCACTTGACTATCTTTTAATATTCACAAACAGAGGTAAAGTTTACTGGCTTAAAGCTTACGAAATTCCAAAATCTGAAAGGGCAACAAGAGGTCAATCCATAAGAGGGTTACTTCAGGGTCTTTCAGGTGGTGAAAACGTTTCAAAAATCATCCCTGTAAAAGATTTCAACCAGAATCTTGACCTTTTCTTTGTAACAGCAAAAGGATATGTGAAAAGAACACCTTTAAAAGATTTTTCTCACCCACGCTCAACAGGAATAACAGCGATAAACATGGAACCTGATGATAAGCTAATATACATAGGTCTTGTCTCTGAAAAGGATAATGTTATCCTGATTTCACGTAAAGGAAGAGCCATAAGATTTTCTATCCAAGATGTACGCCAGATGGGAAGAACAGCAAGAGGTGTAAGAGGCATCCTTCTTGACCAGAATGATGACTCTGTGGTTGCTGCAACAGTTATCCATCCAGACGACAGATATCTTTTAATCGTTACCGAAAAAGGTTACGGAAAAAGAGTGGCTCTATCAGAATTTCCGATTCAAAGAAGAGGCGGAAAAGGAGTTATAGCAGCTAAGTTAAATGAAAAAACAGGAAAAATAGCAGATGCAATAACTCTCAAAGACGATGAAAACATCGTTATAGTATCCAAAAAAGGCAAAGTGATAAAACTAAATGCAGGACAGATAAGCATAATAGGAAGAATTACAAGAGGAGTAAGGGTACAAAGACTTTCCGATGATGATAGTGTTGTAGCTGTATCAAAGGTTGAAGAGGAGGAAGTAGAAGATGCTTGATATAAAAGAGATAAGGAAAAATCCTCAAAAATTTAAAGATAAACTCTCTCTTAGAGATAAAAAACTTCCCGAGAAAATAGATAGGCTACTTGAAATAGACAGGACAAGGAGAGAAACTTTAACAGAAGTTGAATCTTTAAAAGCTGAAAGAAATAAGCTTTCAAAAGAGATAGGCACTCTTTTTAAAGAGAAGAAAATTGAAGAAGCCAACATAAAAAAAAGTAAAGTTGAAGAAATTTCTGGCAGGATAAAAGAACTTGAAGAAAATTTAAAGGAAATAGAAAAATCTTTTAAAAGTTTACTTCTTAACATTCCCAACATTCCCCACGAGTCTGTTCCGGTAGGAGATGATGAAAACGAAAATATCCCGGTAAGATACTGGGGAGAAAAACCAGAATTTGATTTTGAGCCTACTCCACACTGGGAAACAGGAGAAAAACTTGGAATTTTAGAATTTGAAAGAGCAGCAAAACTATCAGGTTCAAGATTCGTAATTTATAAAAATTGGGGAGCAAAACTTGAGAGAGCCCTTATAAACTTTATGCTTGACCTTCATACTCAAGAGCACGGCTATGAAGAGATAATACCACCTTTTCTTGTAAATAGCGAAACTTTAACAGGAACAGGACAACTTCCAAAATTCGCCGAAGATCTTTATAAAATAGAAGGTGAGGACCTCTGG carries:
- the gyrA gene encoding DNA gyrase subunit A, coding for MEQIIPIPIEEEMRQSYLDYAMSVIVGRALPDVRDGLKPVHRRILYSMHQLNLYPDKPYKKSARIVGECLGKFHPHGDSAVYDALVRMAQDFSMRYPLIDGQGNFGSVDGDSAAAMRYTEARLSKISMELLKDIEKDTVDFRPNFDESLTEPEVLPARFPNLLVNGSAGIAVGMATNIPPHNITEVCNAVKYLVDNENATTEELLQYIKGPDFPTGAEIINPEAILKIYQTGRGSVTLRAKHKVEELKKRTAIVITELPYQVNKASLIKQIAELVKEKKIEGIADIRDESDREGIRVVIELKRDATPEVILNKLYKFTPIQTNFSFNMIALVNGQPKLLNLKSYLSEFIKFRKEVILRRTAYELKKAEARLHILEGLKVALENIDRIITIVKGAESPETAKSILQNEFQLSEEQAKAILDMKLQRLTGLEREKIEEEYEKLKKDIEYYRFIINSEEEQKRLIKEDMDEIIKLYGDERKTEIVSKESQIDIESMIEDEEVVIFLTHKGFVKRVSASAYKTQGRSGTGTKGIKTREDDFVKEIITASSLDYLLIFTNRGKVYWLKAYEIPKSERATRGQSIRGLLQGLSGGENVSKIIPVKDFNQNLDLFFVTAKGYVKRTPLKDFSHPRSTGITAINMEPDDKLIYIGLVSEKDNVILISRKGRAIRFSIQDVRQMGRTARGVRGILLDQNDDSVVAATVIHPDDRYLLIVTEKGYGKRVALSEFPIQRRGGKGVIAAKLNEKTGKIADAITLKDDENIVIVSKKGKVIKLNAGQISIIGRITRGVRVQRLSDDDSVVAVSKVEEEEVEDA
- the serS gene encoding serine--tRNA ligase yields the protein MLDIKEIRKNPQKFKDKLSLRDKKLPEKIDRLLEIDRTRRETLTEVESLKAERNKLSKEIGTLFKEKKIEEANIKKSKVEEISGRIKELEENLKEIEKSFKSLLLNIPNIPHESVPVGDDENENIPVRYWGEKPEFDFEPTPHWETGEKLGILEFERAAKLSGSRFVIYKNWGAKLERALINFMLDLHTQEHGYEEIIPPFLVNSETLTGTGQLPKFAEDLYKIEGEDLWLIPTAEVPLTNIHAGEILAEKELPKYYTAYTPCFRKEAGSHGKDVRGIMRLHQFNKVELVKIVHPDKSYDELEKLVNEAEKVLQLLHLHYRVVTLCTGDLGFSAAKTYDIEVWIPSQKRYREISSCSNCEDFQARRAGIKFRDRNGKTHFVHTLNGSGLAVGRTVIAILEQYQQKDGSVIIPEVLRDYIKTDIITP
- the mutS gene encoding DNA mismatch repair protein MutS, giving the protein MINKKNLTPALKQYLEIKEKHKDALLLFRMGDFYELFFQDAVTAARELEITLTSRNFGKSTEKVPMCGVPYHSVEPYIEKLIRKGYKVAICEQVEEPKPGKKIVKREVIRVITPGTYFEDEKEERFLMAIYPSGKKRYSIAWTDLSTGDVFFTTTDKEHLLSIIDKFKPKEIIAPEKVKTIFKEIKQICPESFIQIKEESFFKTLNKFHIESNNETELKVLSSIEKFIEETQLEFKPKLKKARRYVEENFIYLDPFTCKSLELTESIHNSKKEFSLFGVLDKTTTGMGRRFLKFSILHPLKSKESIDRRLEAVESLISSMFIRDEIEKILKEIYDIERIFSKISSGIASPKDLAAFRRSIKELPSLKKLLNGLSGKLFKEIKKDFDTLEDIYHELERVIVENPPFSPREGGIIKRGVDKQLDELRKITEEGEEILKQIEERERKRTGIASLKIKFNNVFGYHIEISKPNLHLVPEDYIRRQTLVNAERFITPELKEFEEKILSAKEKIEKIEYEIFSNLRKFITKNAERIQKTAEKIGLIDFLLSLSKVAIERNYCKPEITTGYSITIEEGKHPVLEKFLEEDFIPNSINLAESAFLSIVTGPNMGGKSVFLRQTALIVLMAQIGSFVPAKSAKIGIVDRIFSRVGASDNVSRGLSTFMMEMVETANILSNATKRSLLILDEIGRGTSTFDGMSIARAVVEYIAEKIKAKTLFATHYHELTELEKEIEGVFNLHVTVKEINGRIIFTHKVVPGSSEKSYGIHVARLAGLPEEVIKRAEELLLSMENNITNKIPANIKNKDDTLPLFTLKEPENYPHSEILKELETIDISTTTPLDALMILARLKKLASRKV
- a CDS encoding RluA family pseudouridine synthase produces the protein MEFKVTQETSRKRLDQLISSVAEISRNQAKLLIEDGQVSVDGKIVKKPAYKVKEGETVAFEIPEPVPLEAKPENIPIEVIYEDKDVIVVNKPAGMVVHPAPGHYSGTLVNALLFHCRDLQGINGTLRPGIVHRIDKDTAGLLVIAKNDKAQQSLIEQFKNRTVGRFYRALIYGIPEKEKDRIVLPIGRDRINRKKFSPNTTSPKEAITNYKVLKKYEQLNFSDIKCKLETGRTHQIRVHMSNMGHPLLGDELYGFKYSKIKDKTLQNLIKESNMHALCAYYLSFKHPSTGKTMEFEIELPKKMRKILDYANKHN
- a CDS encoding sensor domain-containing diguanylate cyclase; this translates as MEQKGTIVFCNLFSKNSIQEIIQNQEAQNYKFIVGMTSTSNIKNGILTSEPSKLSIPLKDVEFLVTEATEFNKEQAVSAAKHLKNFKPKIIIAFISDPSGRTEDFFKYFNSIYHNAPIVGGLASKPDDEDKTFVFSQNKILSSGIIFLALKGDIKVKTGYAFGWTHFKKKFKITKCYKNKIYEIENRPVTDFFSHYLGKSALYNLEVVTISFPLMVRRNGKLVARACIGIDDDGSMIFSGNFRENEFAYFGVGSERKIISEARKLWWEMAKFFPDRLLLFPCMVRKAFLGKKFHLETSLFSSICENAGGLTFGEVLTLNRKPILLNQTLTAVGLKFPSYKRKKQEIKIHVGQSSTDTNDDKIHPVIIEMLVHLANTVMRELEEKNRKIKILAETDSLTGLYNRRKIFERLEEEIARCERYGNPLSVIIFDIDFFKKVNDTYGHLIGDKVLKEIAKILKSNTRKPDIAGRYGGEEFIIILPHTDTEGAIKLAEKIRKLIENHNFGIGRKITISAGVTSYIPRDTVDSLISRADQALYKAKAEGRSRVCSL